One genomic window of Cricetulus griseus strain 17A/GY chromosome 3, alternate assembly CriGri-PICRH-1.0, whole genome shotgun sequence includes the following:
- the Cdkn1c gene encoding cyclin-dependent kinase inhibitor 1C isoform X2, which produces MGMSDVYLRSRTAMERLASSDTFPVIARSSACRSLFGPVDHEELGRELRMRLAELNAEDQNRWDFNFQQDVPLRGPGRLQWMEVDSESVPAFYRETVQVGRCRLVLGSRPPPVAVAVIPRSGPPAGEAPDGLEEEPEQPPSAPASAVVAEPTPPLTPAPASDPASDPIPDVTPDATSDPTPDPIPDAKPDVAPQDGEEQVPEQVPEQVPEQGEEQGAEPGAEQGAEPGSEQGEEQGADAVEEPIEEQGAEQGAEPVEEQDEEAAEEQGAEPVEEQDENQEQRGRELKEQPVSGIPGRPAAGTAAATANGAIKKLSGPLISDFFAKRKRSAQENKASNDVPAGCPSPNVAPGVGAVEQTPRKRLR; this is translated from the exons ATGGGCATGTCCGACGTGTACCTTCGCAGCAGAACAGCGATGGAACGCTTGGCTTCCAGCGACACCTTCCCAGTGATAGCGCGCAGCAGCGCCTGCCGCAGCCTCTTCGGGCCTGTGGACCACGAGGAGCTGGGCCGTGAGCTGCGGATGCGCCTGGCGGAGCTGAATGCCGAGGACCAGAACCGCTGGGACTTCAACTTCCAGCAGGATGTGCCTCTCCGAGGCCCTGGTCGTCTGCAGTGGATGGAGGTGGACAGCGAGTCTGTGCCCGCCTTCTACCGCGAGACGGTGCAGGTGGGGCGCTGTCGCCTGGTGTTGGGGTCCCGGCCTCCCCCGGTGGCTGTGGCTGTCATCCCGCGTTCTGGGCCGCCGGCTGGCGAGGCCCCCGACGGCCTAGAGGAGGAGCCTGAGCAGCCGCCCAGCGCCCCAGCCTCGGCCGTGGTCGCGGAGCCCACCCCGCCCCTGACCCCGGCCCCGGCCTCAGATCCAGCCTCAGACCCGATTCCGGACGTGACCCCGGACGCGACCTCGGACCCGACTCCGGACCCGATCCCGGACGCGAAGCCGGACGTGGCGCCTCAGGACGGCGAGGAACAGGTCCCTGAGCAGGTCCCTGAGCAGGTCCCTGAGCAGGGCGAGGAGCAGGGTGCTGAGCCGGGTGCTGAGCAGGGCGCTGAGCCGGGCTCTGAGCAGGGCGAGGAGCAGGGCGCGGATGCAGTCGAGGAGCCAATCGAGGAGCAGGGTGCGGAGCAGGGTGCGGAGCCGGTCGAGGAGCAGGACGAGGAGGCGGCAGAGGAGCAGGGCGCGGAGCCGGTCGAGGAGCAGGATGAGAACCAGGAGCAGCGCGGCCGGGAGCTGAAGGAGCAGCCTGTCTCGGGGATTCCAGGACGTCCCGCGGCCGGGACTGCTGCGGCCACTGCGAACGGTGCGATCAAGAAGCTGTCGGGGCCTCTCATCTCCG ACTTCTTCGCCAAGCGCAAGAGATCTGCGCAGGAGAACAAGGCGTCGAACGACGTCCCTGCGGGGTGTCCCTCTCCTAACGTGGCTCCTGGGGTGGGCGCGGTGGAGCAGACCCCGCGCAAGCGTCTGCGATGA